The following are encoded together in the Pedobacter steynii genome:
- a CDS encoding NuoI/complex I 23 kDa subunit family protein: MEPLTSKKKVLEQKPLTFAERMYLPAITKGLSITISHFFKKEATIRYPEVQREFSTNFRGMHSLKRDEEGKERCTACGLCALSCPAEAITMIAAERKPEEKDLYREEKYASVYEINMLRCIFCGLCEEACPKEAIYLDGPIVPSDYLRKDFIYGKDKLVEQPLNKK, encoded by the coding sequence ATGGAACCATTAACCAGTAAGAAGAAAGTATTAGAACAAAAGCCACTTACGTTTGCAGAGCGCATGTACCTGCCTGCGATTACTAAGGGCTTGTCTATTACCATCAGCCACTTTTTTAAGAAAGAGGCGACCATCAGATATCCGGAGGTACAAAGAGAATTCTCTACCAATTTCAGGGGAATGCACTCGCTGAAAAGAGATGAAGAAGGAAAAGAACGTTGCACAGCCTGTGGTCTTTGCGCATTGTCTTGTCCTGCTGAAGCGATTACAATGATTGCGGCGGAACGTAAACCGGAAGAAAAAGACCTTTACCGTGAAGAGAAGTACGCTTCGGTATATGAAATCAACATGTTGCGTTGTATTTTCTGCGGATTGTGTGAAGAAGCCTGTCCAAAAGAAGCGATCTACCTGGACGGACCGATTGTTCCTTCAGATTACCTCCGTAAAGATTTTATCTACGGTAAGGATAAATTGGTGGAGCAACCATTGAATAAGAAATAA